In Melanotaenia boesemani isolate fMelBoe1 chromosome 1, fMelBoe1.pri, whole genome shotgun sequence, the genomic window CCCAGACTGCTtctcttaacatttttttttacatttcttacaGTCCTATGTACAATCAGGGATGTGATGGGGACAACAAAAGCCTGAAATgcataaactaaaaataaatggaaaccaATGGAAAGACAACAGTATTAGATTTAGACATGAGATCCGAGCACCGGATGAGGACCTTTAAAATTCtctttccaaataaaaaaaacaaacaaaaaaccactAACCTGAAAACACTGAGGGCAACAGATAGTGATAATGTCTCATTATGTACAACAGCCCCTTCAGCAGTCCACCTGTCAAGTTTAACATTAAAATCACAGTTTGAtgtgactttaaaaagaaaaaaaaaaaaaaaaactagtaaaaaACAGACATGGTCGAGACAATAAAAGCAGCTATAGAATCTACGTTGTCTTGCGAAAGCCTTTCAGGATGGgataaatgttttcaaatgcTTCGTAGATCTCTGACCTCACCTTGGCCCCTTCAAAACAAGCAGATATTAGATGTTACACTGCTGAAGTCCATAAGAATAAGACAATTTACAGTGCTTCAACAATGGCcaaagaaacatctaaaattagTCAACTTTACATATTTTCCCCAAATCTAACATACAGGCACCAGTGACCACCTCAGAATCTCAATCCAGCTTAATAAATACAGACTAATGACAAATAAGGGAAGACTTACCTGTGAGTACTACTTTCCCAGAAACAAATATCAACAGGACAATTCGGGGTTTGATCATTCTGTAAATCAGTCCTGGAAACAGCTCCGGTTCATAGCTACAAAACACAGGTCGTGTCATTTTAgtatgaaaagaaaactgttaTAAATAATTTTAGACAAGATATGGAAAAAATCTACCTTTGTAAATTGTTTGCTGTATGCCATCTGTTAGcttccagacagaaaaaaaaaaaaagttacctgCTAAACTGTTGGTGTGTGAGGACTAATCCCTCTAGCCGAATGGGGAACTTCACATCACAACTGCCCACCATGTTCTGAATCTTGAAGTCCAAGAATTTGGCAGGAAAACCAAGTTTCTGAACCACACGCGCATATTTTCTAGCCGCTAACCTTGACTGCTCCTCACTACAAAGAAAGTGAATCAATCAGTGCCCAAAAATAAGACGGTGGGAAAACAGCTGGACAAATATTAatatagaaaacattttactgaaatGAACCAATTCCAAAAAGATACTGATAGccttaaaaacaatgaagaaaataataaaagttttatgaaaaacaattcatttacaaaagaaattcGAACCTCTTGGCTCCTGTGCAGACCATCTTTCCAGAGCTGAAGATGAGAGCAGTGGTCCTCGGTTCTCGTATTCTCATGATGACAGCAGCAAAACGCTAAGAAATGACAGATGTGACTTAATTCAAACATTACAGAAAGATACCAGTGCTTTCACTTTAATTGTAGGGTCAATTTATCTAATGTTCATGAGATGCATTTTGCAGCAAGTTCATGTTTTCTTATGTGCAATTTTAGCAGTTAATGATGAGAAATGAGTTCcactgacaactttttttttgctctggACTCAAagctacagaaaaataaagtatttaagCGCTGCCTCGTGGAACTAATAGAGCACATGGCTGAGCAGTCTTACCTTTGGGTTGTATTCTGCATTTCTGGCTCTCAGAGCGATGGTCTTTAAGTCCAGTTTACAGCCCAGATTTACAGTAGATACTATGTTTCTGATGGCAAAGTACAGAGGagctaatattaaaaaaatatttgagacAGAGGCACAGATGCAAACCTAAATAGGGCTGGTGATATGGCTCATAACTAATATTCCAatttctttggctttttaatGATACACGATATATATCTGGATGTTCTGAAATCTCCCCTAAAACACTgtataaatgtttaattcaaCATTGTCACGTATAAAGACACCAGCAGATTTAAGTAAACtgttaaaaaggaagaaaacaaatcacaagTTAAATTTAGCAAACCTTTTGTTTTGAAACCAGGGACTTGCACTCATAagtgttgtttaaaaaacaccAGTGTTTCCTCTACCATTTTATTAGTTGAACACggagttaattttattttctatcattactcaaatataatttttagGGCTGTCACATtcttaaattaatcagattaatcacagcttacaaattaattaatcatgattaatcaccatttgtgaaatttgcccatttttacaGCGAGCCAGTGCTTACATTTAGTAACTGACCTCCCTTTGGGTAAACATCgaatgtccaagggtcagtaaatgcagcatgtaatgtacttctgtgttgttctgcatcatctctctgttctagatcataattcagaaatCATCCAGCATAATCTCACCAACCACCTACACATCACCACATGGTGATaaaatctgtcataaaaccacaaatgttgacaaattaagttaaacagttgatattgatgaagaaactctgataaaactgaagatctggctaaaaacacaaaagcctcATTTGTTTGTGcacaatgcaataaaaaaaaaaaaaaccttgtggAACCCTCTCATCACGAAAAGTGTggtgttaaaacaccatcatcctccacaGGGGCGA contains:
- the LOC121641230 gene encoding TATA-box-binding protein, with the translated sequence MDQNNSIPAFQGLASPQSAMTPGMPIFSPILPYGSGLTPQPVQNTNSLSILEEQQRQQQQQQQQQAQQANSGLPGTSGQTPQLFHSQAVTGSTTTALPGNTPLYNTPLTPMTPITPATPASESSGIVPQLQNIVSTVNLGCKLDLKTIALRARNAEYNPKRFAAVIMRIREPRTTALIFSSGKMVCTGAKSEEQSRLAARKYARVVQKLGFPAKFLDFKIQNMVGSCDVKFPIRLEGLVLTHQQFSSYEPELFPGLIYRMIKPRIVLLIFVSGKVVLTGAKVRSEIYEAFENIYPILKGFRKTT